The Planctomycetaceae bacterium genomic sequence TGGCAAGAACTCGCAGACGCTCAGGCAGGGAGTGATCTACTTCCAGACACCCGCATTGAATCTGACGAAATTCGCCGTGCGGCCGGAGAGCATCCTTCACAGGATCGGCAGCGCCTTCGGCTACCAGGACATTGACTTTGCCACGCATCCGCAGTTTTCAAAGCTGTACCTGCTTCGTGGCGACGATGAGTCGGCGATTCGCCAGTTGTTTACCGACAAAGTGCTGACGTTTTTTCAGAATGAACACAGGATCTGTGCCGAAGGAAGCGGAGACCAGTTGGTCTTTTATCGCCAGGGCAAACGGATCAAACCCGCGGAACTACCGGACTTTATCGATGAAGGATTTCGCGTACTGGCCGTGTTTCGTGACTCCGCTCAGCCGAGCGCCTGATTGCCATGACCACCGACCGCATCTATTCACAACCGCTGTCACGCATCGGGCAATTCGAATTTGACGATCAGGTGGCCAGCGTGTTTCCCGACATGATCGCTCGGTCGGTACCGGGCTACGCGTCCATCCTGGCGATGATTGAACAGTTCGCCGCGAAGTACGCCGTGCCCGGTACCGACATCTATGATCTGGGATGTTCACTGGGTGCCGCGACGTTCGCCATGAGACGCGGCGCACCGGCGGACTGCACAATTCACGCCGTGGACAGTTCGGCCGCGATGATGGCCCGACTGCGCGACGCACTGGATCGCGTGCCGGACAGCGGCTGTGCCGTTGAGCTGCACGAATCTGATATCCGCGATGTGCAGATTCGCAACGCTTCCCTGGTTGTGCTGAACCTGACGCTGCAGTTTCTGCCGCCGTCGCAACGCCAGCCGCTGCTTCAAAAAGCCGTCGATGGAATGCGACCAGGCGCCGCTCTGGTGCTGTCGGAAAAGATCTGCTTCGACGATCCCGCTGAACAGCAACTGATGACTGGACTGCATCACGAATTCAAACGGGCTCACGGCTACAGCGACCTGGAGATCGCTCAAAAGCGAACCGCCATCGAAAACCGGCTGATCCCGGAAACTCTGCAGACCCACATCCTTCGGCTGCACGCGGTGGGGTTGCAAACAGCGATGCTCTGGTTTCAGTGCCTGAACTTCGCATCAATCGTCGCCGTAAAATGAAACCCCGGCGAAATTTCAAATCTGAATTCTGAAATCTGACAACTGACAACTCCCTCACGTGCCCCCGTTTTTCAGCGAATGCAGCAGCTTCGCGTCGGCGGGGGTGATCTGGTGTTCGGCTCCCAGCTCGGTCAGTTCGTGAGCCAGTTGGCGGGCCGCCTGGGACTGCCCGGCCGCCTGCAGAGCTTTCGCTTCATACAGCCATGACGTCAGCAGACGTTCGTCGCGGGGAATTGACGAAAAGATCTGCAGCGCGGTTTGCGGATCACCGGTCAGAGCCAGCACCAGTCCCTGCACGTCGCGGATCTGCGGATCGGATGGCGCGATCCGTGACGCAGTCGACGAATACTCCAGTGCTTTCGACAGGTCTCGACGGCTGACGGCCAGAATCCATGCCGCCCGACTGAAGGCTGCCGCGTTTCGTCGATCGTGCTGAATCAGTTGTTCCAGAACGGCCCCGGCGGATTCGTAGTCTTCGAACAGAATCTGCGATTCCGCGTACGCCATCCGCAGCACGACGCTGGCGGGATCGTTGTTGATCAGCCGCAGCAGATCCTGCTGAGCCACCGATCTGACCGCCGCCCGATCCTGACCGCGGCGAAGACATTCCAGCCAACTGAACGCGCGAATGTTGGCATTCGCCGAAACGGGAGACTGCTGCAACACCTGAGCCGCGCGGCGAGCCGACTGCTGTTCGGCCAGAAACCCGACGTAGGCCGGAAGCTGATTTGTGTCCCGCGTCACCAGTTGCTGATAGGCGTTTTCCGCAACGGCCAGAAGTTCGGCCGTGTATTGTCCGCGTCCGTTTCGACCGGCGGACCTGGCAAGACCAGACGTCACTTCGGCGACAATCTTCAGCCGTTTGCCTTCCGAAAGCTGCCGACCGGCGGACGGCGACCTCAGTTGATTCAACCAGATTGTGACGGCCTGCGGTTCTCGGCGAGCCATCAGCAGAGCCAGCAGTCCGCCCTGAGCTGACTCGTCGGCCGCATCATTCTGAACGGTCATTTCGATCTGTCGCTGCAGCGCTGGCGCCTTGACCAGCAGCACGCTGTCCCATGCCTGAGCCAGCTTCGCGTCGCCGGGATGCTGATGGACCGCGCGTTCCAGGTGATCCAGTGCTCGCGACGGAGCACCCTTCGCGAACAGCAGATCGGTCTGCAGCAAAGCCCGCTGCACGTCATCCTGGACGGCGGGACTGGTGTCGCTCAGCAGTTGTTCGACTTCCGACCAGTCGCGGCGGCCGGCTGGCTGAGACAGGTTGGATTCAATCAGCAGATTCGCCAGAAACGCGGGTACTCCGGGAACATCCATCAGCCGCCGGTATTCGATGATGGCCCGAGCCGGCTGGTCCTGCTGCAGGAACGCCGTCGCCATTCCCAGGCGACCACTGACCGACTGAGGATTCGATCTCAGCAACAGCCGGTACGATTCGCGAGCCGCGACGGACTTGCCGGACTGCTGCTGACACAGCGCCAGACACGTGGATGCCCGCGACCTGACGTCATCGTTCTGGCCCGCCAGGCTGATGGCCAGACCGAACGCTTCGGCCGCCGCATCCCACTGTTGTTCGGCCATCAACACGCGGCCCAGCAGAAACTGTCGGCGAGCGCGCGACAGCGCTCGTTCCGGCAGACCGGCATAGACTCTGCGAGCACGTTCGGTCTGATGGCGGCTGACCAGAAAATCGACCAGCAGTTCGTGCAGTCGATATTCCCGCGGACTGCGGCGAATTCCGTCTTCCAGAGTCGCGATGGCAGCATCATTCTGATCGGCAAGCCATTGTGCCGATGCCAGTAACAGCCGCAGCGCCGTCGATTCCGGTTGTGCCACCACCTGCTGCTGAAAATGCTGCAGCAGCCGCGCGGATTCGAACCGAGCGGAAGATGACTCGGCGGACATCTGCCGGTACGCCTGCAGCAGCATCGTGTTGAACGAAATGTCGCCGGGCCGTGACTTCAGCGCCTGCCACAAATCGACGCTCGCATGTTCCGGACGCTGCTGCTGCATCAGCCATGACGCGCGGATGAACCGGGACTTCGCCGAATCGCAGGTCGCCACCATCTGATTTAGCAGAGCTTCGGCGCGATTCGGGTCGGGCATGCGGCCGCCGGCGTTGCTGGAAACAACATTCGCCAGGTGTTCGAAACACTCGGGCGCCGGATTCGGAAGACCGATCGCTCTCTCAAAGTGCGCCGCGGCGGTGTCGAGATCTTCGAGACTCTCCGCCACCAGTCCGCTGTAGTACCAGACTTCGGAAACGTCGGGCGTACGGGATCGAAGTTCCTGCAGGTGAGCCGCCGCGTCCGAAAAACGATCCAGTCGAACAGCAGTCCGGACCTGCCGCAGCCGCAGGTCATCGTCATCCCGGCGCGCCAGCAGCATTTGTTCGTTCATCCGAAACGCACGCTGCAGAGATTCGTCGGTGGTATGTTCCTGCAGCAGCTCGCTCACCAGCCGCTGCACATCGGCGTCACCGCCGCGGAGAGCCAGGTACTGATCCAGAAACTCAAACGCCCGTTCGTGGTCGCCGGCGTCGAGTGCTGCCATTCCTGTTTGTTTCAGATAGTCACACGTCGCGCCAACCTGACGTCCGTGCAGATGACGCACGCCGAAGTGAAACATTGCCAGGACACCCAGCACAATGATCAGAGCTCTGACGTTCAGCGCGCGCCGCGGCGAAGTATGCTTCGAGTTGTCGGATGCATGAGCCATCGATCGATCCGCAGTTCTGTAATCCTGGTTCCGGACGCGTTTACCGGGAAACCGGGACGACTCCCGGCCTTACCG encodes the following:
- the cmoA gene encoding carboxy-S-adenosyl-L-methionine synthase CmoA, producing the protein MTTDRIYSQPLSRIGQFEFDDQVASVFPDMIARSVPGYASILAMIEQFAAKYAVPGTDIYDLGCSLGAATFAMRRGAPADCTIHAVDSSAAMMARLRDALDRVPDSGCAVELHESDIRDVQIRNASLVVLNLTLQFLPPSQRQPLLQKAVDGMRPGAALVLSEKICFDDPAEQQLMTGLHHEFKRAHGYSDLEIAQKRTAIENRLIPETLQTHILRLHAVGLQTAMLWFQCLNFASIVAVK
- a CDS encoding tetratricopeptide repeat protein, with the protein product MAHASDNSKHTSPRRALNVRALIIVLGVLAMFHFGVRHLHGRQVGATCDYLKQTGMAALDAGDHERAFEFLDQYLALRGGDADVQRLVSELLQEHTTDESLQRAFRMNEQMLLARRDDDDLRLRQVRTAVRLDRFSDAAAHLQELRSRTPDVSEVWYYSGLVAESLEDLDTAAAHFERAIGLPNPAPECFEHLANVVSSNAGGRMPDPNRAEALLNQMVATCDSAKSRFIRASWLMQQQRPEHASVDLWQALKSRPGDISFNTMLLQAYRQMSAESSSARFESARLLQHFQQQVVAQPESTALRLLLASAQWLADQNDAAIATLEDGIRRSPREYRLHELLVDFLVSRHQTERARRVYAGLPERALSRARRQFLLGRVLMAEQQWDAAAEAFGLAISLAGQNDDVRSRASTCLALCQQQSGKSVAARESYRLLLRSNPQSVSGRLGMATAFLQQDQPARAIIEYRRLMDVPGVPAFLANLLIESNLSQPAGRRDWSEVEQLLSDTSPAVQDDVQRALLQTDLLFAKGAPSRALDHLERAVHQHPGDAKLAQAWDSVLLVKAPALQRQIEMTVQNDAADESAQGGLLALLMARREPQAVTIWLNQLRSPSAGRQLSEGKRLKIVAEVTSGLARSAGRNGRGQYTAELLAVAENAYQQLVTRDTNQLPAYVGFLAEQQSARRAAQVLQQSPVSANANIRAFSWLECLRRGQDRAAVRSVAQQDLLRLINNDPASVVLRMAYAESQILFEDYESAGAVLEQLIQHDRRNAAAFSRAAWILAVSRRDLSKALEYSSTASRIAPSDPQIRDVQGLVLALTGDPQTALQIFSSIPRDERLLTSWLYEAKALQAAGQSQAARQLAHELTELGAEHQITPADAKLLHSLKNGGT